A genomic stretch from Phoenix dactylifera cultivar Barhee BC4 unplaced genomic scaffold, palm_55x_up_171113_PBpolish2nd_filt_p 000881F, whole genome shotgun sequence includes:
- the LOC120107493 gene encoding uncharacterized protein LOC120107493, which produces MKVILWNCRGAGKPSFAPAFRRIVQQHSPDVCVLFETRLSGRSLQKARRAVPRTWGFYAVESQGLSGGIIVTWLQGSCRLDVFHVCTQEVVVVISEGSGVSWVLAAVYASTDFRERRILWEEASQLINQGLPMLVAGDFNCIVDPQEKRGGRPFSYERKVKEFQDFLTSSGLIDLGFSGSRFTWCNNQQGRARVWERLDRACATAGWVQCFPDHHVRHLPRIASDHCPLLVSTETYFPVRHPFRFEKIWLCYPRSWEMVREAWSAPVRGDAMYRVSRRLELTRRRLRRWNREEVGDIFRRIEESEEAIAGLQAREDQRGGLEDVEMGELRSLLALHDGLLRQQETFWRQKSRVQWIMEGDRNTRFFHQATVIRRHQNRIRVIRDEEGQLSEDPEVIQRILESFFRARWTELPMGGSLADMAPPLSRVSEEETAALISPVSDREISEAVRSFAGDKAPGPDGFPPLFFQRYWMIVGRDVTAAIQQFFRTAVMAEDWQRTFITLIPKRQDASEPGHFRPISLCTTLYKATARILAGRLRDVLPRLISPEQGAFLEGRSISDNVLIAQEFMFDLGRAPMRRSLMGVKLDMERAYDRVRWDFLQQSLQEFGFHEIWISWVMGCVRAPSFAILVNGRHGRWLRLLVRFFAASGQRVNLTKSAIIFSPKTKVEVRRSILETPGVGEQEGTMTYLGVPLSGHRLRSRDFTSMELSIRRRLEGWQMFTLSMMGRITLVRSVLTSIPIFLLSNAIIPVRVLRSFEQLFRKFIWGRSSGRGGVHLLAWDVVCQPTSHGGLGVQSLVARREALVARHAARFVLEPESMWSSLMRAKYGTLVPGARAGRHHSPIWREMCASAGVVLPEIRWTIGDGRSIDVLQDSWMTELPICCMPTMVDSTRLSGCRVSELLTLEGGRWREELIREVFGEQLAESVLSLPVLFGGGADRLVWMPTGRSRVRVRDLLALIGREPARQIEGGWIWRMRIHPRVALFIWKVAWGCLPTRSLLVRRGMAVSQCCEECADIEETIEHVLLRCPRAREIWRMAPVLLPDSVVFAQDLIHMLRVSVRSPRFAEAGIVVAYLSYYIWLDRNAGLFEGRRSSPRMVVDRAMLSAREVLAATVGFLLG; this is translated from the exons ATGAAGGTTATACTATGGAATTGCCGTGGCGCGGGGAAGCCTTCCTTCGCCCCAGCTTTCCGTAGGATTGTGCAGCAGCATAGTCCGGATGTATGTGTGTTGTTTGAGACCCGATTATCGGGAAGGAGCCTACAGAAGGCTAGAAGAGCAGTACCCCGGACGTGGGGATTTTATGCAGTAGAATCTCAGGGATTGTCGGGCGGCATCATTGTCACTTGGTTGCAGGGCTCTTGCAGGCTGGATGTCTTCCATGTATGTACCCAGGAGGTGGTAGTGGTGATCTCGGAGGGTAGCGGAGTGTCATGGGTTCTTGCTGCGGTGTATGCTAGCACTGATTTCAGGGAGAGACGGATATTGTGGGAGGAAGCATCTCAGTTGATTAATCAGGGGTTACCTATGTTGGTGGCTGGGGACTTCAATTGTATTGTTGATCCTCAGGAGAAGAGGGGGGGGAGGCCCTTCTCATATGAGAGGAAGGTCAAGGAGTTCCAAGATTTTTTAACATCGAGTGGGTTGATAGACTTGGGGTTCTCTGGCTCTAGGTTTACATGGTGCAACAATCAGCAGGGCCGGGCTAGAGTATGGGAGCGACTTGATAGAGCCTGTGCTACCGCTGGGTGGGTTCAGTGCTTTCCTGATCACCATGTGCGCCACTTGCCCAGGATCGCGTCGGATCATTGCCCGCTACTGGTGAGTACAGAGACTTATTTTCCAGTTCGTCATCCTTTTAGATTTGAGAAAATATGGCTCTGTTATCCGAGATCATGGGAGATGGTGAGAGAGGCTTGGAGTGCACCAGTTAGAGGAGATGCTATGTATCGGGTGTCTCGTAGATTGGAGCTGACGAGGAGGCGACTAAGGAGATGGAATCGAGAGGAGGTGGGAGATATTTTCAGGAGGATTGAGGAGTCGGAGGAGGCCATTGCCGGATTACAGGCTCGGGAGGATCAAAGGGGTGGTCTAGAGGATGTGGAGATGGGGGAGCTCAGATCATTATTGGCATTGCATGATGGGCTCCTTAGACAGCAGGAGACATTTTGGAGACAGAAATCGAGAGTACAGTGGATTATGGAGGGGGACAGAAACACTAGATTTTTTCACCAGGCGACAGTTATCAGAAGGCACCAGAACAGAATTAGAGTTATCCGGGATGAGGAGGGGCAGCTATCAGAGGATCCGGAGGTGATTCAGAGGATCTTGGAGAGCTTCTTCAGGGCTAGGTGGACAGAGCTGCCTATGGGTGGGAGCTTAGCGGATATGGCCCCGCCCTTATCTAGGGTGTCAGAGGAGGAGACAGCAGCGCTGATTAGTCCAGTCTCGGATAGGGAGATTAGTGAGGCAGTGAGGTCCTTTGCGGGGGACAAGGCTCCAGGGCCGGACGGCTTTCCACCCTTGTTTTTCCAGAGATATTGGATGATAGTTGGGCGAGATGTGACGGCGGCTATACAGCAGTTCTTTCGCACAGCGGTGATGGCAGAAGATTGGCAGAGGACTTTCATTACCTTGATACCGAAGCGGCAGGATGCTTCGGAGCCGGGTCATTTTCGTCCGATTAGCCTTTGTACGACCTTGTACAAGGCAACAGCGAGGATCCTTGCCGGCAGATTGAGAGATGTTCTCCCTAGGCTTATTAGTCCAGAGCAGGGGGCTTTTTTGGAGGGACGAAGCATATCTGACAATGTGCTTATTGCCcaggagtttatgtttgatctCGGTCGGGCTCCGATGAGGAGGAGTCTGATGGGGGTCAAGCTTGACATGGAGAGGGCCTATGATAGGGTGAGATGGGATTTCTTGCAGCAGTCCTTGCAGGAGTTCGGGTTTCATGAGATATGGATCAGTTGGGTGATGGGTTGTGTTCGTGCTCCCTCCTTTGCTATCTTGGTGAACG GTCGTCACGGCAGGTGGCTCAGGCTATTGGTCAGATTCTTTGCGGCATCGGGACAGCGGGTCAACCTGACCAAGTCAGCTATTATCTTTAGCCCAAAAACCAAAGTGGAGGTGAGGCGGTCTATACTGGAGACCCCAGGGGTGGGAGAGCAGGAGGGCACGATGACTTATCTGGGGGTTCCACTCTCGGGCCACAGGTTGCGGAGTAGGGACTTTACATCCATGGAGCTTAGCATCAGACGCCGATTGGAGGGGTGGCAGATGTTTACACTTTCTATGATGGGTAGGATTACTCTGGTGCGGTCAGTTCTTACTTCGATCCCTATCTTTCTACTTTCCAATGCTATCATTCCAGTTAGAGTCTTGAGGTCCTTTGAGCAGCTATTCAGGAAATTTATCTGGGGGAGGAGTAGTGGCAGAGGTGGAGTCCACTTGCTGGCATGGGATGTGGTATGCCAGCCGACTAGCCATGGAggtttgggggtgcagtccctgGTGGCGAGGAGGGAGGCTTTAGTGGCTAGACATGCGGCTAGATTCGTGCTTGAGCCCGAGAGCATGTGGTCTTcgctgatgagggccaagtatggcacCTTGGTGCCCGGGGCCCGAGCCGGTCGTCACCACTCTCCGATctggagggagatgtgtgctAGTGCTGGGGTGGTGCTTCCGGAGATCAGATGGACCATAGGCGACGGTCGGTCTATTGATGTGTTACAGGATAGTTGGATGACCGAGCTACCGATCTGCTGTATGCCGACCATGGTGGATTCGACGCGATTATCAGGGTGCAGGGTGAGTGAGCTGTTGACCTTGGAGGGGGGCCGATGGAGGGAGGAGCTGATCCGTGAGGTTTTTGGGGAGCAGCTGGCGGAGTCGGTTTTATCCCTTCCTGTTCTCTTCGGGGGTGGAGCCGACAGATTAGTTTGGATGCCGACCGGACGGTCGCGGGTTCGGGTTAGAGATCTTCTTGCCCTGATCGGTAGGGAGCCAGCCCGTCAGATTGAGGGTGggtggatatggaggatgaggATTCACCCCCGTGTGGCGttattcatctggaaggtggcttggggctgCCTTCCTACGAGGAGCTTATTGGTTCGGCGTGGTATGGCGGTCTCTCAGTGCTGTGAGGAGTGTGCAGATATCGAGGAGACGATCGAGCATGTCCTTCTGCGGTGTCCTAGAGCCCGAGAGATTTGGCGGATGGCACCAGTCCTACTACCCGATTCAGTGGTGTTTGCACAGGATTTGATTCATATGTTGAGAGTCTCCGTGCGGAGCCCCAGATTTGCTGAGGCTGGGATTGTAGTGGCATACCTGTCCTATTACATATGGCTGGACAGGAATGCCGGTCTTTTCGAGGGGAGGAGGTCGTCTCCGAGGATGGTGGTAGACAGAGCGATGCTATCTGCGAGGGAGGTTCTTGCGGCTACCGTCGGTTTTCTTCTGGGTtag